Within the Nocardioides aurantiacus genome, the region CGGCCAGGTCTACGTGCCCGACCCGGACCAGCCGGTCGAGGCGGGCGACGAGCTGCTGCTGGTCGTGCCCGCAGAGCTGGAGGACCAGCTCGAGGTGCTGCTCGCCCCCGAGGAGCACCGGGCCAAGTAGGCGCTGCTAGACCTGCGGGGCCGGCCGGCCCGGCTCGACGGGGGTCTTGTTGCGCGTCAGCACCCAGACCATCCCGGCCAGGCAGGCCACCTGCAGCGGCCAGCCCATCACGAGCTTGGCGACGCCGAGCGCGGCCACGGCCGACCCCGTCGACCACCAGCCCTCGGTGCCGGCGTACCAGATCGGCAGCTGCACGGCGACGCGCAGCAGGCACGGCAGCGCCAGCAGCCAGGTCAGCAGCGAGCACAGCCGCACCACGCGCCGGTCGGCGTGCCAGGCCGTGGGGTCGCCGGTGACGCTGCCGACGATGAAGCCCACCAGCGGCCAGCGGATCGCGATGGTGAAGACCATCAGCGCGGCGTAGACGGCGTTGTAGATCAGGCCGGGCAGGAAGTAGGCCAGCGCCTGCTCCCCCTCGTCGCCCCCGCCCCGCGCGGCGCGCCACGCGAACAGCGCGCCGATGCCGATGCCGAAGAGCGCGTTGAGCACGAACTGCACCGAGGACCGTTGCACCAGCCGTACGACGAGCAGCACCGCCGCCGCCGCGACGCTGACCGTGATCGCCAGCCGCAGGTCGTGCAGGGTCAGGAAAAGCACCGTGAAGCAGACCGTCGGCACCGCGGCCTCGAGCATGCCCCGGACGCCGCCGAGGGCCTCGCCGAGCTGCTTGCGCACGACCTCCTCGACGGTCGCCGCCGACGGAGGGGCGGCGGGGGGCGTGGTGGCGGGTGCCTCGGGCTCGGTCATCAGGGCCTCAGGAAGTAGCGCGGGTTGTACATCACGCGGTGGCCGTCGTGGACGCCCACGCGTCCCATCACGCGGATGCCGCGGCCCGGCGTGATCCCGGCGATCCGGCGCCGGCCGAGCCACAGCACGGTGATCGACCCGGACCCGTCGTAGAGCTCGGCCTCCAGCGCCGGCACCCCGCCACGGGGACGGAGCGAGACGGTCTTGAGCGTCCCCTGGAGGATGACCGGCTCGCGGTCAGGGGCCTCGGCGACGGTCACCAGGCCCGCCTTGCGGGTGTCCTGGCGCAGCTCGCGGGCCTCCTCGCGGTCGCTGCTGGCCCATCGGCTGATGGACGCGCGGAGCCGGCTGCGGTGCTTGTGGTCCTCCCCGTCGTCGCCGTGGTGGTGACCGCCCCGGGGTTCGTCGACCTCCCGGTCGGACTGACGGGCCGCCCGGGCGGCGCGGCGCTCGTGCTGCTCGGCCATGTGCGGGTCTCCCCTACTCCGACGCGGGCCTGGCGTCGGGCGGCAGCACCAGCGGCAGCGGGGAGCCGGGCGGCATCGCCTCGGCACCGCGACGCACGACCACCGACCGGATCAGCGCGTCCCACGGCAGCGCCTTCTCGGGGTCGACGGCCGGGTTGCCCATCAGGTTGGAGCGCAGCAGCCAGGTCGGGCCGAGGTGGCCGACGAAGCGGCTCGCCTGGGTGGCCGACTCGCCCTCGGAGGAGGTGACCGGCACCAGGCACAGCAGCTCGGTGCCGAAGGGGCCCTCCTGCTCGGTGGCGGTGCCGCCGACCCGCTCGGTCTCGGTCGCGATCCGCGGTCGCAGCTCCTCCCAGGCCTCGCCGCCGCGCGAGGCGGCGAAGGGACGCAGCTCCAGGGCGCCGTCGGCGCCCACGAGCAGCACGGCGGCGACGTTGCCGGAGTCCTCCTCGACCTGGAGCCGCAGCTCGACGCCGTCGGCGGGCTCGAGCAGCAGGCTGCCCAGGTCGACCAGCTGACGCTCCTCGAGGTCGACCTCGGAGACGTCGTAGGGACCGGTCTCGGGGGTCTCACGGGTGCGCGCGGGCGGCTCCTCGCCGTCCCGCTCCCCGTCCTCGACCACCTCGTCGACGGGAGCGTCTGCTCCCTCGTCGCCGGGTCCCGAACGCCTGCGGCCGAACCTCACGATGCTGCGCCTTCCCTCGTCGACTGCTCCGCGGAGGCGAAGCCTCCCGTCGAACCGTAGCCCCCGTCGCCCCGGTCGGACGCGCCCAGGTCGGCGACGTCGGCGACCTCCTCGAACACGGCCGTCTCGCAGCGCTGCACGACCAGCTGGGCGATCCTGTCGCCGCGGCGCACGGTGAACGGCGCCTCGCGGTCGGTGTTGACCAGGCACACCTGCACCTCGCCGCGGTAGCCCGCGTCGATCGTGCCCGGCGCGTTGACGATCGAGATGCCGTGGCGCGCCGCCAGCCCCGAGCGCGGGTGCACCAGGCCGACGTGGCCCTCGGGCAGCGCCAGGGCGATCCCGGTCGGGACCAGGGCGCGCTCGCCGGGGGCGAGGGTGACCTCGGTGGCGGCGTGGAGGTCGGCGCCGGCGTCGCCGGGGTGGGCGTACGACGGGAGCGGCAGCCCGGGGTCCAGCCTGGTCACAGCGATGCGCACCATGGGGCGCGACCCTACCCGCGCCGGCGGACCGCGCGGGTGACAGGCTTGGACCGTGCCGCCGACCGACTCCCCCGCGCCGTCCGGCGCGTCGGGGACCGCCTACTCCGAGCGCCTGCACGTGCCGCTGCGCTGGTGGGTGCAGGCCACGATGCTGCTCGCGACGGTCTGGCTGGCGTTCGTGGTCGCGATGCCCCCGTGGGTGGCGTCCCTGCTCGCGGGCGGGCTGCTGGTCGCGACGTACGCCTTCTTCGCGTGGGTCGGCAGCGCGGTCGTCGCGGTCCGCGACGGCGAGCTGCGGGCCGGTCGCGCCCACATCGCCACCCGGCTGCTCGGCCCGGCCGAGCCGCTCGACGCCGAGCAGACCCGGCGGGTGCACGGCGTGGACGCCGACGCCCGGGCGTTCCTGGTGACCCGCCCCTACCTCAAGCGGGCGGTGCTCGTGCCGGTGCTCGACCCGGCCGACCCGACGCCGTACTGGCTGGTCTCCACGCGCCACCCCGGCCCGCTGGCCGCGGCGCTCGAGGGCTCGGCGGGCACGCCCGGCGCGTAGCCCTAGGGTGGGTGGGTACCCCTGCAGGACCGTGGGGAACGCACCACGCACACGAGAGGCAGGACATGGCCAAGCACGACGAACCCGCGAAGGACAGCTCGAAGGTCTGGTCGATCTTCTCCCTGGCAGCGGCGCTGCTGGGAGCGACCGTGGCTCGCAAGACGGTGACGAAGTCCTGGCAGGCGGCCACCGGCAAGAACCCGCCCGCCAACCCCGCCGACCCCGACGTCCAGATGTGGGAGGCGGTCCTGTGGGCCGCCGCCAGCGGCATGGCCATCCAGATCGCCCGGATGCTGTTCTCCCGCAAGGCGGCGGACTACTACGCCAAGTCGACCGGACACCTGCCCCCCGGTCTCGGCAAGGACGACCAGAGCACCAAGGCCGACCCCGCCACCACCTGAGGCCACCACCTCAGCGGCACCCAGCGGCACCGCACGACGAAGGGCCGTCCCCCACCGGGGGACGGCCCTTCTCGTCGGTGACCGGCCTCGAGGCCGGCGCGCTGCTCAGATGCAGTCGCGGCAGATGAGCTTCTTCTCGTCGGCGAGCTGGCTGCGGTGGTGCACCAGGAAGCAGCTCATGCAGGTGAACTCGTCCAGCTGCTTGGGCTTGACCTCGACGGCCAGCTCCTCGTGCGAGAGGTCCGCACCCGGCAGCTCGAAGGACTCGGCCGCCTCGGCCTCGTCCTCGTCGACCTTGCCGGAGTTCTTGTCGTGCCGACGGGCCTTGAGCTCCTCGAGGCTGTCTTCGTTCTGCTCCTCCTCGGTCTTGCGAGGGGCGTCGTAGTCGGTTGCCATGTTGCTTCTCCTGCTCCAGGTCCCAGTGGTGTCCGGCGGTGGACGTCCGTGGTGACGGCGCGATTGTGCACCAGTCCCCGCGAAATAGCACACCCGGACCCCGGGGTCGGCCCCCGAGGTGGTGGACCTCACCTGAACACGGGTCGCCCTCGCGATGTTCCCGTAACCGAATCGGTGCGATCCACACGCTCCGAGGGGCCGCGGGCGGGGGGTCTCAGCCCCGGAAGCCGCACTCCCGGACCAGCCGCTCGAACCCGTCGTACGCCGCGGCGGGCGCCGCCACCACGAGGTCCAGCTCGGGCCCCGCCGAGACGTCGACCACCGCCCCCGCCTCGGTGGCCACCAGGCCGGCGGCGGCGTGGTCCCACCAGTACGGCCCCTCCTCGACGTAGGCGTCGACCGCGCCCTCGGCGAGCGCGCACAGGTCGAGCGCGCACGAGCCGCCCCGGCGCACGTCGCGGACGCGGGCGAGCAGCTCGGCGACGGCCCGGCCCTGGCGGGTCCGGACGTCGCGGGAGTAGCTGAACCCGGTGGCCACCAGCGCCGCCTCGGGCGCCGCCGGCTCGCGCACCTGCAGCCGGACGCCGTCGCGCCAGGAGCCGGCGCCGTGGAGCGCGGCGTACTCGCGGCCGAGCACCGGGGCGACGACCGCGCCGGCCACGACCTGCTCCACGCCGTCGACGGTGCGGGCCGCGGCGACCGAGACCGCCCAGTGGGGCAGGCCGTAGAGGTAGTTGACGGTGCCGTCGACCGGGTCGAGGACCCAGCGCACCCCGGAGCCGCCCCGGACGTCGTCGCCCTCCTCCCCCACGATCGCGTCGTCGGGGCGTGCGGCCAGGATCCGCTCGCGCAGCAGCTCCTCGCTGGCGCGGTCGGCCCGGGTGACGACGTCGGTGTCGCTGGACTTGGTGGCCGCGACCTCGACCCCCTCGTGGCGCATCCGCAGCGCGAGCGCGCCCGCCTCGCGGGCGACCCTCAGCGCCAGGTCGAGCAGCTCCCGGTCGGTGCCGTCCCCCTCGGGGACCACGCCGGCCACCTCAGTCCTGCCCGCTGAGCGCGGGCCGGGCGCCGCGCGGGTTGGGGCAGCAGCCCACGGGGCAGACGTCCCACGAGGCGGGGCTGCCGACCGCGGCCCGCTCGACGGGCTGGTCGGTGGGCTGGTCGGCCTCGACCGCGGCCCGCTCGAGCAGCAGGTCGCGGGCCATCGCCACGAAGCGCGGGTCGACGCCGGCGGTAGCGGCGCGGGCGAAGGGCAACCCGATCTCCTCGGCCGTGGCGCGGGCCTCGGTGTCGAGGTCGTAGATGACCTCCATGTGGTCGGAGACGAAGCCGATCGGCACCACGACCGCGCCGGGCACCTCGCGGGCGTGCAGGTCGCGCAGGTGGTCGTTGACGTCGGGCTCGAGCCACGGCACGTGCGGCGGGCCGGAGCGGGAGCAGAACACCAGCTCGGCCGGGTAGCGGTGGCCGGTCTCCTGGCGGACCCGGGCGACGACCTGCTCCATCACCAGGCGGTGCTGCGCGGTGTAGGCGTTGCCGTCGGGGCCGCTGCTGTCGTCCATCGAGACCGGGATCGAGTGGGTCACGAAGGCCAGGTGGCCCGCCCGGCGGGCCGCCTCGGGCAGCTCGGCGAGGGCCGCCAGCGTCGCGTCGACCATCGGCTCGAGGAAGCCCGGGTGGTTGTAGTAGTGGCGCAGCTTGTCGATGCGCGGCGCGCCGGGCACCTCCGCGACGGCGGCGGCGAGGTTCTCGCGGTACTGGCGACAGCCGCTGTAGGAGGAGTAGGCGCTGGTGACCAGCGCGGCCGCACGCTGCACCCCGTCGTCGCGCATCTGCGCCAGGGTGTCGGCCAGGTAGGGGTCCCAGTTGCGGTTGCCCCAGTAGACCGGCACGTCGACGCCGTCAGCGGCGAGGTCGGCCCGCAGCGCCTCGACGAACGCACGGTTCTGGTCGTTGATCGGGCTGCGGCCACCGAAGCCGTAGTAGTGCTCGCCGACCTC harbors:
- a CDS encoding DUF3159 domain-containing protein — translated: MTEPEAPATTPPAAPPSAATVEEVVRKQLGEALGGVRGMLEAAVPTVCFTVLFLTLHDLRLAITVSVAAAAVLLVVRLVQRSSVQFVLNALFGIGIGALFAWRAARGGGDEGEQALAYFLPGLIYNAVYAALMVFTIAIRWPLVGFIVGSVTGDPTAWHADRRVVRLCSLLTWLLALPCLLRVAVQLPIWYAGTEGWWSTGSAVAALGVAKLVMGWPLQVACLAGMVWVLTRNKTPVEPGRPAPQV
- a CDS encoding OB-fold nucleic acid binding domain-containing protein; this translates as MAEQHERRAARAARQSDREVDEPRGGHHHGDDGEDHKHRSRLRASISRWASSDREEARELRQDTRKAGLVTVAEAPDREPVILQGTLKTVSLRPRGGVPALEAELYDGSGSITVLWLGRRRIAGITPGRGIRVMGRVGVHDGHRVMYNPRYFLRP
- a CDS encoding DUF3710 domain-containing protein, with translation MRFGRRRSGPGDEGADAPVDEVVEDGERDGEEPPARTRETPETGPYDVSEVDLEERQLVDLGSLLLEPADGVELRLQVEEDSGNVAAVLLVGADGALELRPFAASRGGEAWEELRPRIATETERVGGTATEQEGPFGTELLCLVPVTSSEGESATQASRFVGHLGPTWLLRSNLMGNPAVDPEKALPWDALIRSVVVRRGAEAMPPGSPLPLVLPPDARPASE
- the dut gene encoding dUTP diphosphatase, yielding MVRIAVTRLDPGLPLPSYAHPGDAGADLHAATEVTLAPGERALVPTGIALALPEGHVGLVHPRSGLAARHGISIVNAPGTIDAGYRGEVQVCLVNTDREAPFTVRRGDRIAQLVVQRCETAVFEEVADVADLGASDRGDGGYGSTGGFASAEQSTREGAAS
- a CDS encoding DUF3093 domain-containing protein produces the protein MPPTDSPAPSGASGTAYSERLHVPLRWWVQATMLLATVWLAFVVAMPPWVASLLAGGLLVATYAFFAWVGSAVVAVRDGELRAGRAHIATRLLGPAEPLDAEQTRRVHGVDADARAFLVTRPYLKRAVLVPVLDPADPTPYWLVSTRHPGPLAAALEGSAGTPGA
- a CDS encoding DUF4235 domain-containing protein — encoded protein: MAKHDEPAKDSSKVWSIFSLAAALLGATVARKTVTKSWQAATGKNPPANPADPDVQMWEAVLWAAASGMAIQIARMLFSRKAADYYAKSTGHLPPGLGKDDQSTKADPATT
- a CDS encoding DUF4193 domain-containing protein: MATDYDAPRKTEEEQNEDSLEELKARRHDKNSGKVDEDEAEAAESFELPGADLSHEELAVEVKPKQLDEFTCMSCFLVHHRSQLADEKKLICRDCI
- a CDS encoding inositol monophosphatase family protein, whose translation is MVPEGDGTDRELLDLALRVAREAGALALRMRHEGVEVAATKSSDTDVVTRADRASEELLRERILAARPDDAIVGEEGDDVRGGSGVRWVLDPVDGTVNYLYGLPHWAVSVAAARTVDGVEQVVAGAVVAPVLGREYAALHGAGSWRDGVRLQVREPAAPEAALVATGFSYSRDVRTRQGRAVAELLARVRDVRRGGSCALDLCALAEGAVDAYVEEGPYWWDHAAAGLVATEAGAVVDVSAGPELDLVVAAPAAAYDGFERLVRECGFRG
- a CDS encoding ferrochelatase — translated: MASPTPYDALLLVSFGGPEKPADVVPFLRNVTAGKNIPDARLEEVGEHYYGFGGRSPINDQNRAFVEALRADLAADGVDVPVYWGNRNWDPYLADTLAQMRDDGVQRAAALVTSAYSSYSGCRQYRENLAAAVAEVPGAPRIDKLRHYYNHPGFLEPMVDATLAALAELPEAARRAGHLAFVTHSIPVSMDDSSGPDGNAYTAQHRLVMEQVVARVRQETGHRYPAELVFCSRSGPPHVPWLEPDVNDHLRDLHAREVPGAVVVPIGFVSDHMEVIYDLDTEARATAEEIGLPFARAATAGVDPRFVAMARDLLLERAAVEADQPTDQPVERAAVGSPASWDVCPVGCCPNPRGARPALSGQD